A stretch of Endozoicomonas sp. SCSIO W0465 DNA encodes these proteins:
- a CDS encoding IS4 family transposase produces MTCFDRSELLSMAEQLGFTIRQRDIRPLDFILSLIDALAGDGNCDTQADLHRKFNELTGLNVSYRSWANQAKKDALPTLILWLWVQCLEIFSRKVMAFDEDSPFSEFEHILIQDGSSQAVYDALKEAFPGRFSTVSPAAVELHTTMDLLTNNLVRVQLTEDTRSERDCLPPLPTSMAYILMLMDAGYFELELFAAIDDREGSFICKAPQSINPTILSAVREDGKNLNRYKGQKLKDVLSGFPKDQCLDLDVEWPGFKAWPFRLVVRWNDKKQKWVFVVTNLNRVEFTLSDVLQAYRLRWQIELIFKEIKSYSGWHRFNTKSATLVFSLILMSFVVVTLKRYLAHAAQANLCESGSIEEISTHKVMKSGTHLFGNVISSLMNAGKSLVSCIKKLLDFWGNNAKREHPARDGCSGRTRLGFCAVGGA; encoded by the coding sequence TTGACCTGTTTCGACCGGTCAGAACTCCTAAGTATGGCGGAACAGCTTGGTTTTACTATACGACAGCGAGATATCCGTCCTTTGGATTTTATCCTCTCACTGATCGATGCCCTCGCTGGTGATGGAAACTGCGATACCCAGGCGGATCTACACCGTAAATTTAACGAGTTGACGGGGCTGAATGTCTCTTATCGTTCTTGGGCAAATCAAGCTAAAAAGGACGCGCTGCCTACTCTTATCCTGTGGCTATGGGTGCAGTGTCTGGAAATATTTTCCCGCAAAGTCATGGCGTTTGATGAAGACAGTCCATTTTCAGAGTTTGAGCACATTCTGATTCAGGACGGTTCGTCACAAGCTGTCTATGATGCCCTGAAAGAAGCATTTCCCGGCAGGTTCTCAACGGTCAGTCCTGCTGCCGTCGAGCTTCATACGACAATGGATCTTCTCACCAACAACCTGGTGCGGGTGCAGCTGACTGAAGATACCCGTTCAGAAAGAGACTGTCTGCCACCACTGCCAACATCCATGGCCTATATCCTGATGCTAATGGATGCCGGTTATTTTGAGCTGGAACTCTTTGCCGCTATTGATGACAGGGAGGGTTCTTTTATCTGCAAGGCACCTCAGAGTATCAACCCGACGATACTCAGCGCGGTACGGGAGGATGGCAAGAATCTCAATCGCTACAAAGGACAAAAACTGAAGGATGTACTGTCTGGCTTCCCCAAAGACCAGTGCCTCGACCTGGATGTAGAATGGCCGGGATTCAAAGCCTGGCCATTCCGCTTGGTTGTCCGCTGGAATGACAAAAAACAGAAGTGGGTTTTCGTTGTGACCAACCTGAACCGGGTGGAGTTCACCTTGAGTGATGTGCTCCAGGCCTATCGTCTACGGTGGCAGATAGAGCTGATTTTCAAAGAGATCAAATCCTATTCAGGGTGGCATCGTTTTAACACCAAATCAGCGACACTGGTGTTTAGCCTGATTCTGATGTCCTTTGTGGTTGTGACGTTGAAAAGGTACCTTGCCCATGCTGCACAGGCGAACCTCTGTGAAAGTGGGAGCATTGAGGAAATCTCGACGCACAAGGTGATGAAAAGTGGGACTCACCTGTTTGGTAATGTGATTTCATCGTTGATGAATGCAGGAAAGTCATTGGTCTCATGCATTAAAAAGCTACTGGACTTCTGGGGAAATAATGCGAAACGAGAACACCCTGCACGGGATGGTTGTTCAGGGCGTACAAGATTAGGCTTCTGTGCAGTGGGTGGAGCTTAA